The sequence below is a genomic window from Halococcus saccharolyticus DSM 5350.
CGAAGCCGATGTTGACGAGTGCCTCGAAGAAGCTCTCCTCCTCGGGCGAGTCGGCCCGGATGACGTACGCGATCGCCCGGGTGAGTTCGCGCCCGGCGACGCCCGCGTCAAGGAGTTCCTCGTAGTCGATGTTGCGGGAGTAGACGCTCTGAGCGGTGTGGTAGAGGTTCTGCGCGTCGACCAGCACCGCGACGCGCTGGGCCGGATGGACGTTCGACATGTCGGTAATCGACAGACTGCCTGCTAAAGCGTTTCGCCACGGACGGGTGCAGTTCCGTACCGTCCATCAGAACACGTTTGTTTCTAGTCGCGGTGGCGCGTGGGAGGGCGTCTTTGACGCCCGACTCGTGTGAGGTCTGCGCGAGCGAAGCGAGCGCAGGCTCGTCAGAGATTCGCTCTGACGGTGGATGACCGAACGAGCGAAGCGAGTGAGGGAATCGGCTGGGGAGGGTGTGGCCTACGGCCTCTCGTTTGCATCGGGATTTGCCGGAGGCGAATCGGCTCGCCCCACCGGACCTGGTGTCTTCGCCCGATACATTGTGAAACGGTTCTCGGAAAGCCGCGCTGTGGTTGCGTTGCGATCGGCCCGGTACTGCGTGACTCGACGTTCGGCAGGTATCGCACGCGACGCAACGCATAAGTTCGGCGGGCGCAGTGTAGCGGGTATGCGACGGTTTACACCCCGGTTCGGCCGGCCGCCGAGCCGTGGGTGTGGTGTCCAGCGCGCGGGCACAAAACGCACCTGAGGCTGGTTCGCGGCGGGGTGGCATCCCGTCGCGCGCCGTTTTCGAGCGTCTCACCGCCGAGTCTCAACACCACCACCCACCACGACACCGAATGACACCATCCATCGACCTCGACGGCGTGTTCCCCGCGATGGCCACGCCGTTCGAATCCGACGACAGCATCGATTTCGACCGACTCCAGAGCGAAGCCCACCGCCTCGAACGCGCGGGCGTCGACGGGCTGGTTCCGGTCGGCACCACCGGCGAGAGCGCGACGCTGACCCACGACGAACACGTTGCAGTCGTTGAGACGGTCGCCGAAACCGTTTCGATCCCCGTGATCGCTGGCGCTGGCTCGAACGCGACCCGGGAGGCGCTCGATCTTGCCGAGCGCTCGCGGGCAGCGGGCGCGGACGCGCTTCTCCTGATCTCGCCGTACTACAACCGGCCCGAACCTGCGGGAATGGAGGCCCACTTCCGGGCGATCGCCGACGCGGTCGATCTGCCACAGATCGTCTACAACGTGCCTGGCCGCACGGGCCGCTCCATCGAAATCGACACCGCAGCGGCACTCGCCGACCACGAGAACGTCGCGGGCTACAAGTCGGCGAGCGGCGATGTCGGTCGGGCGAGCGAACTCGTCGAGCGCACTCGCGGCGAGGACTTTTCCGTTCTTTCGGGCGAGGACGCGCTCACGCTGCCGCTGCTCGCAGCGGGCGCTCGTGGGACGATCAGCGTCGCCGCGAACGTCGAACCCGAACGAGTGGCCGAAATGGTCCACGCAGGGCTCGACGGCGAGTTCGATCGGGCTCGCGAGCGCCACCACGAACTCGGGCCGTTGTTCCGGGCGCTGTTCTGGGAGACCAACCCGACCCCGCTGAAGGAAGCGCTGGCGATCCGTGGCCACGTCGCTGGCAACCTCCGCGCGCCGCTCTCGCAGCTCGGGACCGACCACCGCGCTTCGCTCGAAACCGTGCTCGCCGATCTCGACGACGCGAGCACCGACGACCGCGAACCACCCGTACCGGAGGCCGAACGGTGACGGTCGTCGGGGTCACGGGAGCGACGGGCGCGATGGGACGTGCAGTGCTCGAAACGGCCGCCGACCGCGACGACGTGGCGGTGGCGTTCGCGGTCAACCGTGATCCGGACGACGGTGAGCACGTCGCCGGTCACGCGGTCCACGATGCGGCCGCCCTCCCCGATCTCCTCGCCGAGCATCAGCCCGAGGTCGTGGTCGATTTCACCGGCCCCGAGTCGACGATCGAGTACGCCGGGGCCTGCGCCGAGGCCGAAGTCGGATTCGTTACCGGCACGACGGGACTCGACGACGCAGAGCGGTCGACGCTCCGCGAGGCCGCTGAAGCGATTCCCGTGCTCTGGGCGACGAACTTCTCGCGTGGCGTCAGTGCCCTTCGATCAGCGCTTACCGAGGCTGTCGCGGCGCTACCGGAGTACGACATCGAACTGACCGAAACCCACCACAACCGCAAGCACGACGCGCCGAGCGGGACGGCGACGACGCTGCTTGACGACATCGACGCGGCGCGGGGCGACGACAACACCGCACGGAACGACATGAGGGAGGACAACGCAGCCGCCGGACAGCGAACATACGGCCGTGAGGGCGAACAACCACGGACTGACGGCGAGGTCGGTGTCCATGTCCGGCGCGCCGGTGGAGTGCGGGGCGAACACGAGATACTTCTCGCGGACAACGACGAGGTGCTCACGCTCGCCCACCGCGCCGAGAGCCGTGAGGTCTTTGCGGCGGGCGCGCTCGACGCGGCGGGATGGCTCGCCGGCCACGAGGCCGGCTGGTATGCGTTCGACGACGTTATCGAGGGATCATCATGAGTCTGGAATCCGATATCGACACGCTATGGCAACGTACCGACGACGGACTGACCGCAGGCGACGCCGGCAGCGAGGAACGCGACCTGCTCGACAGGTTCCTCGACGCGCTCGAAACCGGCGAGGTCCGGGCAGCCGAGAAACGCGACGGTGACTGGCAGGCCAACGAGTGGGTCAAGCGCGGCGTTCTCCTCAACTTCAGCCTCCGCGAGACACAGAGACGGGAGTACGGCGGCGTCGACTACCACGACGTCCTCCCGCTACGGCGGACCGACGACCTCGGTGAGCGCGGCACCCGAAACACACCCGACGGCACCGTGATCCGGCGGGGCGCACACGTCGGCAGCGACGCGATCCTGATGAGTCCGAGCTTCGTCAACGCGGGCGCGCACGTGGGCGACGGCACCCTCGTCGACTCGTGTGACACGGTCGGTTCGTGCGCCCAGGTCGGTGCGGATGTCAAGCTCGGCGCGAACACGCTCATTGGAGGAGTGCTCGAACCGGTCGAGGACGCCCCCGTAGTGATCGAAGACGGTGTCTCGCTCGGCGCGGGCTGTCGTGTCACTTCGGGCTTTGTGGTCGGTCACGATTCTGTCGTCGGCGAGAACACGCTCCTAACGCCGCGGATTCCGGTGTACGATCTCGTTGAGGAAGAGATTATCTACGGTCGCCTGCCACCGGAACGCCGGGCGTTCACCCGGTTCGTCGAGTCGTCGATCGGCGATCACGACCTGTTCGACGGCGGGGCGTACAAGCCCGCCGTGGTGGCGACCGACGTCGAGGATCGAACGCTGGAAGCGACCGAACGCGAGGAAGCGCTCAGATGACCACCGAGGTTGCCAGCGCTCCGTCGGTGACGGCCGCGAACCCGCCTGTCAGACGGCTCGCCGACTGGCCGGCGGCCGATCTGCGCGATCTCGCCGCCGAGCACGGGACGCCGCTGTACGTGCTCGATCACGACCGCATCCGCGAGAACGGTGCTCGCCTTCGGCAAGCGTTCTCCGACGCCGAGATCAGCTACGCGGTCAAGGCGAACGCCATCGGGAGCGTGCTGGAAACGATCGCCGACACGGGTTTGGGAGCCGAATGCGCCTCCGCGGGCGAGGTCGTCCGTGCGCTCGATGCGGGGTTCGACCGCGTGCGCTACACCGCCGTCAACCCCCCCGGGCGTGATCTCGATCGCGTGGTCGGCCTCGCCGCGGATCACGACATCGCCATTACGGTCGGTGCGAGCGACACCCTCGATCGACTCGCCGAGCGTGGGTGGGCGGGAGAGCTGTTCGTCCGGGTGAACCCCGGCGTCGGTGCGGGCCACCACGAGAAGGTACGGACGGGTACCGACCCGAAGTTCGGGGTTCCGGGCGAACGAGTCGCGGCAGTCGTGAGCAAGGCCACGGAACGCGGGTTCGACGTTCGTGGCCTCCACGCCCACGCCGGCAGCGGGATTCTCGACACCGACGACCTCGACGCCCACCGTGCGCTGGTCGCCCGCGTCGTCGAACTGGTGGACGAAGTCGCCGGGACGGACGTCGCTCTCGATGCGGTGAACGTCGGTGGCGGGTTCGGGGTTCCCTACCGTGAGACCGAATCGCCACTCGATCTCGCGACGCTCGCCGCGGCCATCCACGAGGCACTCGGCGACCGCGACCCCGCACTCGGGATTGAACCGGGGCGGTATCTCGTCGCCGACGCCGGGGTGCTGGTGACGCGGGTCAACACCGTGAAGCCGACGCCCGAGACCACCGTCGTCGGGGTCGACGCCGGGATGACCGATCTCCTCCGGCCCGCGCTGTATGACGCCCACCACGCGATCCGATCGCTCGTCTCGGACGCCGACGAGCGCGAGACGGTGTCGACGACGGTCGTGGGGCCGGTCTGTGAGTCCGCGGACGCGCTCGCGCGGGATCGTGAACTTCCCGCACCAGCACGTGACGACCTCCTCGCGGTCGGGAACGCTGGCGCGTACGGCTACGAGATGGCGAGCACGTACAACTCCCGGCCACGTCCAGCAGTGATCGCGCTCGACGACGGCGAGTCTCGAGTCTCCGCGCGTCGCGAGACGATCGACGATCTCACGCGTTTGGAGGCCGACCGATGATCCCGATCGAGAAGTACCACGGTACCGGCAACGACTTCTTCGTGGTGGATGCAGTCGAACCCGTTGCCGACCGACGAGAGCTTGCGATCAGGCTCTGTGACCGCGAGGACGGTCTCGCGGTCGGCGGGTCGGTCGGCGCGGACGGCGTACTCTTTCTCGCACTCGAAGACGGCTACGCCTCACCCCGGGTCGTGATGACGCTGGTCCAGCCGGACGGCTCGACCGCTCCGATGTGTGGCAACGGCGCGCGGTGTGCTGCGGCGTGGGCCGCGCGACGGCTTCGTCGTCGCGGTGAGCATGAGTCCCCGGATGACGCGGACGACGAGACGACCGTGATGGTCGACACCCAGGCGGGCACGCGCCGCGCAACGGTCGATGACGATCGGAACGTAACTCTCGAAATGGGTGTCCCAAGCTTTGCGCCCGCGGCCGTCCCGGTGGCGCGCGACGAACCGCTCGTCGAGGAGCCGATCGGAGAGCTCACCGCGACGGCGGTGAGTACCGGTGTTCCTCACGCGGTCGCGTTCGTCGACGACGTCTCATCTGTGGACCTCGCTGCTGTCGCGCCGACGGTGCGCCACGCCGAAACCTTCCCTCGCGGCGCGAACGTCACGGTCGCTAGCCCCCACGACGAAGGATTCGAGCAGCGCACCTACGAGCGCGGCATCGAGGGCGAGACGCGCTCGTGTGGCACCGGCGCTGTGGCGGTCGCAGCGGTTGCGCGCGAACTCGGTCACACCGACGCGGCGTCGATCGCGGTGCGGCCGCCCGGCGGTCGCCTCGACATCCGGCTCGATGAGCGCGGCGCGACGCTCGCCGGACCGACCGAACGCGAGGGCACAGCCGAAATTCATATCGACAACCCACAGAGCGCCGAGGCCGCCGGCGACTGATCGATGATCGATCCGCTCGAATTCCTCGAACGCGCAGTCCGAACGCCATCCCACGACGATGTCGGCCCGATGCGTGACCTTCTCTGTGAAACGCTCCGCGAGGCCGGGGTCGAACCGACCGTCGACGATGCGGACAACGTGGTGGCGACGCACGAGGCCAGCGGGGACGCCGCTGACGGTCCCCACGTCGTGTTGAACACCCACCTCGACACCGTTTCGCCACACGTCCCCGCCGAACGCGACGGGGACCTCCTTCACGGTCGCGGGGCCTGCGACGCCAAGGGACCGCTGGCCGCAATGGTCGCCGTGTTTTCGAGTATCGAGCCCGACCGGGGACGGATTACTCTTGCCGTGACGCCCGACGAGGAAACCCGTTCGATCGGTGCGGCCGCGCTCGTGCCGTCGCTCGACCTCGATCCCGACCGCGGGGACGCGGTGATCGTCGGCGAACCCACAGGACTCAACGTCTGCAACGCCGCGAAAGGACGTTTCGAAGGGCGCGTCACGATCACTGGCGAGCGCGCCCACGCCGCCGAGCCACACACGGGGCGGAACGCGATCGCGATGGCCGCGCCGGTGATCGACGCGCTCGCGACGTTCGACGATCGGGCCGAGGGTCTCGACACTTACCCCGACCTCGGCGCACCGACACTCACGCCGACGCTCGTCACAGGCGGCGAGGCGACGAACCAAGTGCCCGCCGACTGTGAGATCGTTCTCGATCGCCGAAGCGTCCTGCCCGAGACCGCGGTGGGCTTCGAAACCGCGCTGAACGAGTATCTCGGTGAGCGGGTTCCGTCCCCCGACGCGGTTTCGTTCGCGTTGACCGACCGCGAAACACCGTTTCTCGAAGCGTTCGAGACGCCCGACGACGCTCGCGTGGTCAGCGTGCTCCAAGAGGCGTCGGGTGGTGCGGTGCGGCCGTTCACCGCCGCAACTGAGGCGTCGTACTTCGCACGCGAGGCCCCCACAGTCGTGTTCGGTCCGGGCGATCTCGCTGACGAGGACGGACCGGTCGCTCACGCGGATCGGGAGTATGTTCGGCTCTCGGCGGTCGAGCGCGCCACAACGATCCTCGGGGACGCACTCGCCGAATTTCTCCGAGAGACGGACGTTTAAGGACACGGCGTTCGATGGTAGGCCCATGAGTGTCGAAGGCGACGACCGCGTGCTCGAACTGCTCGAAGACGCTCGCAACGACGAGTTCGAGACTGTCATCAACTACCAGACCAACGCCGCCGCGCTCGCAGGGGTTGCGGCCGAGGAGATCGCCGACAGTCTCAGTGCCGACGTTCAGGAGGAGCTCGGCCACGCCGAGGAGATCGGTGAACGCATCACCCAGCTGGGCGGCCAGCCGAAGGGATCGTTTGACCTCGAGATGGGCCAAGAGGAGCTCCAGCCACCGGAGGACCCCACGGACGTGCTCTCGGTCATCGACGGCGTGATCGCCGCCGAGGAGGGTGCGGTCGAGACGTACCGCGAACTCATCGAGGTCGCCGAGGAGGCCGGCGATCCCGTGACCGAGGATTTCGCGACGGAACTCCTCGCCGACGAGGAAGAACACCTCGCGGAGTTCGAGGGCTACCGGAAGGAGTACGAGGACTGAACCCTCGGATCGTTCGTCGCTGCCACCATCGATCGGCGGCACGGCGCTGTAACTGCCGACGGCGGGGGGATCGACTGCCTGAAAGCGTAACCGACATGTGAGACGGTAGCGATGCGGAGACAGAAGGAATACTAAATAATGGTCGAAGCGTTGCTCGTCGTCGGGGGGCTGGTAGCGGTGTTCGTCGGGTACAACATCGGTGGCTCCTCGACGGGGGTCGCGTTCGGCCCCGCAGTGGGGAGTCGAATCACGGGCAAGACGCTCGCAGCGGTGCTGTTTACCGCCTTTGCGCTGCTCGGTGGCTGGACGGTCGGGCAGAACGTCATCACCACGATGGGCTCGGAGATCGTGGCCGAGGAGTTCACGCTCGCGGCGAGCGTGGTGTTGCTCTTCTTTACAGGAATTTCACTGCTGATTTCGAACCTGTTCGGCGTGCCGGCGTCGACCTCGATGACCGCGGTCGGCGCGATCGCCGGGCTCGGTGTGGCGAACGGCACGCTCAACGAGGACGTGATGTTCGGGATCGTCTCGGCGTGGATCGTCGCTCCCCTCGTGGCGTTCTGGATCGGCGTGCTGCTGGGCCGGTACATCTATCCACACCTCGACGCCCGGGTCTCGTTCGGGCGGATCGAGGACGGCCTGTTCGACATCGATCGGTCGGGAACGCTTCCGCGACCCCGACTCCGAGAGGGCGCGACAGCCCGCGATATCGTGGGTGCGGCGATCGTTCTGGTCGTCGCGTGCTACAACGCGTTCTCGGCCGGTGCGTCGAACACCGCAAACGCGGTCGCGCCGCTGGTCGGCAGCGGCGCAGTCGGGGTCGAGGCGGGCACGCTGCTCGCGGTCGGCGCGATGGGGATCGGCGCGTTCACGATCGCTCGGCGCACCCTCGATACGGTCGGCGATGGGATCACCGACCTCCCGATCCTCGCCGCGATCCTCGTCTCGCTGATCGGCGCGTCGATCATCACCGTGCTCTCGAACTTGGGGATCCCGGCGAGTCTCGCAGTCAGCATGACGTCCTGTATCATCGGGCTCGGATGGGGGCGAGCCTCTCGTACGGTCACGCTGGTCGACGCCGCCGGGACCGCGATCGAGGGCGAGGGCCGTCCGGACGTCTCCGTGGGCGCGCTCGTCCCTGCGCGGGTGAGCGAGGCGCGAGCTGAACCGGGGGCCATCGATGCGACCAAAGGACCCGCACAGGGCCCGACGATCGGCGAGGTTGCCGACGCCCAGACGCCCCCCGACGCTCGGCAATCCGGTACGCCTGTGGACGATGCTCCTGCCGAGCCCGTCCCGAAGATCGGCGAGGAAGACCCCGAGGCGCTCGCGGCGGGGGACCTGTTCGATCGGGCGGCCACCGGACGGATCGTCTCGATGTGGCTACTCACGCCGACGATCTCCGCGATCGGCTCGTACCTCGTGTTCGCGTTCGTGCTGTGACGGCGACGGCGACGATCCGAGTCGCGACCACCCAGCCCGCGCGATCGAACGGAAATCGCTTTCCTCACCCGAACGTAACGACACCGCATGAGCGAGTCCACGACACAAGTCCTCGTCCCGATCGACGGGTCGCCGCGCTCGGAGCGCGCGCTCGATCACGCCCTCGATATGTCGGACGTCACCATCACCGTTCTCACCGTGATCGATCCGTTCGACGTCGATCCGCTCTCGCCGGGCCTCCAGTCGCCGACCGGGGTGCCCGGGATGCCCGGCTACTCCGAGGAGTGGTACGAGAGCGCGAAAGCCGACGCCGAGGAACTCCACGCCGACGCCCGCGAGCGCGCCACCGAAGACGACTTGGAGGTGGTGAGCGAGATCGTCTTCGGTCGGCCCGCGCGCCGGATCGTCACCTACGCCGAGGACAACGACATCGATCACATCGTTATCGGGAACCACGGACGCGAGGAGTTCCCTCACGTCCTGCTCGGCAACACCGCCGAGTCGGTGGTCCGCCGGTCGCCAGTGAACGTGACCGTCGTTCGGTGAGCTGCCGGCTGTCGAGTAGCACGCCTTTTTGTCCTCGGCCGTCGGAGACCGCCGCATGGCACGAAAACAGGCAGTCCGCGAGCGGATCGTCGACAGCGGCGTGACGGCCGTCCTCCGGGGAATCGACGAGGAGGACATGGTTCCGGTCGCTGAAGCGATCCACGCAGGCGGCGTGACCGCGATCGAAGTGACCGCCGACGCGAAGCGGTGTACCGAGATGATCGCCGCGGTCGATCGGGCGCTCGCGGACACCGACGCCGTCGTGGGGGCCGGGACAGTGATGGATGCGCCGGCAGCGCGTAACGTGATCGAGGCCGGCGCGGAGTTCGTGCTCGCTCCGAACCTCAACGAGGACGTCGTGACGGTCTGCAACCGCGAGAACGTGGTCTGCATCCCCGGCGTGATGACACCGACCGAAGCGGATCGCGCGATGGCAGCCGGGGCGGACATCCTGAAACTGTTCCCCGCATCGACGGTCGGTCCTGACCACATCGGCGCGCTCCGAGGCCCACTCGGCGACGTGCCGGTGATGCCCACGGGCGGTGTTTCGGCCGACAACGTCGGCGAGTACTTCGACGCCGGTGCGGTCGCGGTGGGAGCAGGGTCGGCGCTGGTGGATTACGACGCCATCGAACGCGAGGACTGGGACGCGGTACGCGACTCCGCCGCAGAATTTGTCTCGGCCGTCGAGGACGCGCGGTCCTGAGGACGGCCGGGCCAGACACGATGCGCGCACCGACTGACGCTCACTCCACGTCGCCGGCCAGATCGCTCGCCACACCGGTGTAGCCAGCGGGCGTGAGCTCGTGGAGCTCCTCGCGGGTCGTCTCGCTCACGTCGAGATTGTCGAAGAGGTCATAGAAGTCTTCGAGACTCGTGCGGCGGCCCCTGGTGAGCTCTTTGACTCGTTCGTAGGCGTCGGTGTGGCCCTCGCGACGAAGGATCGTCTGGACCGCCTCACCGATGACTTCTGGGTTCGCGTCGAGGTCATCGGCCATTACCTGCTCGTTCGGGACGACCTTCGCCAATCCGGCCTCGGTCTTCCGGTAGCCGATGCAACAGTGTGCGAGCGCCGCACCGATATTTCGCTTCACCGTCGAATCCGAGAGGTCGCGCTGGAGCCGCGAGGTGGTGATGTACTCCCCGAGGAAATCGAGATCCGAATTCGCCTTCGAGAGGTTGCCCTCGCTGTTCTCGAAGTCGATCGGGTTCACCTTGTGGGGCATCGTCGACGAGCCGGTTTCGTCCGCATCGGTACGCTGGCCGAGGTAGCGCTGGCTGACGTAGTGCCACGCGTCGCGATCGAGGTCGAGAAGGACGGCGTTCGCTCCCCGCAACGCGTCGAACAGCGCCGCGAGGTCGTCACACGGGTTGATCTGGGTGACGGGCTCGACGAACTCGAGGTCCAGAGATTCGACGAACTCGCGGGCGAACGACCGCCAGTCGACTTCCGGGTAGGCGGCGTGGTGGGCGGCGTAGGTCCCGCTCGCGCCCGCGAGTTTGCCCGCCAGCCCGCCGGCCGCGGTCTCGATGCGATCGATCGCACGGTCGAGTCGTCCCATGAAGACCGCCATCTCCTTGCCGAACGTCGTCGGTGTGGCGGGCTGGCCGTGGGTGCGTGCGAGCATCGGCACGTCCCGATTTTCACTGGCGAGATCCGCCAGCGCGCCCCTGATATCGTGGAGCGCAGGGACCAGCACCTCATCGATGGCAGGGCCGACAAGCAGCCGGTGAGCGAGGTTGTTGACGTCCTCGCTCGTGAGTCCGAAGTGGATCCACTGGTCGGCGTCGAGACTTGCGGGAAGTGCGTCGCGTACGAAGTATTCGACGGCCTTCACGTCGTGGTTGGTCGCCGGATACTTCTCGGTTCCCTCAGTTTCGATCCGTTTGATCCGCGCCGCGTCATCCTTGTCGAACTCCTCGTAGGCCGCCCGGAGTGTCGTGCGGTCGTCGCCGTCGATCGCGAGCGGTGTCGCATCGAGATCGGCGAGCGCGAGGAGGTATTCGATTTCGACGCGGACGCGAGCGCGCAACAGTGCGCCCTCGCTGACGTAGGGGACGAGCGGTTCGGTGTAGCGTGCGTACCGGCCATCGAGGGGCGAGACCGCCGAAAGCGGGCCGCGATCGGTCATGGGCGCGGATGGGACGAGCGCTCGAAAAAGCGTGCCGGTTGGTCCGATCCACGAGGTAAAATCACGCTATCGAAACGACATACCACAGCACCGAAGGTCGTGGCCCGCTTCTCGGCGATTGGTATCGATGACCCGACAGCGCTCCGTTCGGATGGTCGTCGACGGAACCGCCCTACTGGGGCGGGGAGGTCGGTAGCGTGGCGCAGCCTGGTCGCGGACTCGGAGTTCCCGACGCGCTCGACGGGGTGTTCGGCGAGGTCGGCGTCGTCGTGCTCGCGGCGCTGACCCAGCTCGGTGACGTCTGGTTCATGTCCGTTCTCGCCGGCAGCATCTATCTCGCGTCGACGCGGCCCGGCAATCCGCTCGCCCGGCGGCGCGGGGCGTTCGTCCTCGCGCTGCCGATCGTGTACGTCGTGACAGTCGGGGCGCTCAAGGGCGTCTTCACGCTTCCACGACCGCCGGGTGCCGGCGTCGCGGTCACGATCCCGTGGCTCCCACCGCTGCTCGTTCCCGTCTTCGAGAACGCCGCCACCGCCGATGGGTACGGGTTCCCGAGCGGCCACGCGCTCGGGACGACGCTGGTCTGGGGCGGCGCGGCGCTCGCCACGGACTATCGAACCCGACGTGTTCGCCTGGCCGTCGCGGGTACAGCCATCGTGCTGATGTCGTTTTCTCGACTCGCACTCGGAGTCCACTATCTGATCGACGTGGTTGCAGGGGTGGCGATCGGTGCGGTGCTCCTCTACGTGGTGTACCGGCTCGCCGACCGCGGCACCGATCCCGGTCGGGCGCTCCTCGTCGCAGTCGCGATCGGCCTCGTCGGCGTGCTCAACCAGCTCAGCTTCGACAGCGTCGCGGCGTTCGGCGTCGCGGTTGGGGCGTGGTTCGCGTGGTATGCGCTGGTCGACCGCGAGCCGGCGACACCCCGAACCACGGGGATGGCCGTTGTCAGCGTGGCGACGCTAGTGCTCGCCGGTGTACTCTTTCTCGCGCTATATCTTTCGGTGCCGCCGACACCGGTGACGGCGATCGGCAGTGCGGTCGCC
It includes:
- the purB gene encoding adenylosuccinate lyase, with product MTDRGPLSAVSPLDGRYARYTEPLVPYVSEGALLRARVRVEIEYLLALADLDATPLAIDGDDRTTLRAAYEEFDKDDAARIKRIETEGTEKYPATNHDVKAVEYFVRDALPASLDADQWIHFGLTSEDVNNLAHRLLVGPAIDEVLVPALHDIRGALADLASENRDVPMLARTHGQPATPTTFGKEMAVFMGRLDRAIDRIETAAGGLAGKLAGASGTYAAHHAAYPEVDWRSFAREFVESLDLEFVEPVTQINPCDDLAALFDALRGANAVLLDLDRDAWHYVSQRYLGQRTDADETGSSTMPHKVNPIDFENSEGNLSKANSDLDFLGEYITTSRLQRDLSDSTVKRNIGAALAHCCIGYRKTEAGLAKVVPNEQVMADDLDANPEVIGEAVQTILRREGHTDAYERVKELTRGRRTSLEDFYDLFDNLDVSETTREELHELTPAGYTGVASDLAGDVE
- a CDS encoding phosphatase PAP2 family protein, with protein sequence MAQPGRGLGVPDALDGVFGEVGVVVLAALTQLGDVWFMSVLAGSIYLASTRPGNPLARRRGAFVLALPIVYVVTVGALKGVFTLPRPPGAGVAVTIPWLPPLLVPVFENAATADGYGFPSGHALGTTLVWGGAALATDYRTRRVRLAVAGTAIVLMSFSRLALGVHYLIDVVAGVAIGAVLLYVVYRLADRGTDPGRALLVAVAIGLVGVLNQLSFDSVAAFGVAVGAWFAWYALVDREPATPRTTGMAVVSVATLVLAGVLFLALYLSVPPTPVTAIGSAVAAAAIVAAPDLGERVVSAVGAERGRTRPG